The genomic window TCATAGGCAACCCACCGGGCAAATGCCCCACAAGCGAAGTAGCAAAGCTAATAATGCGTTGAGCTGAGCTACCTTTGCTCATCAAAGAGCCAGCTAAGATAAACATAGGAATTGCCATAAGCGCAGGTTTCAAGCCATTAAACATAATTTCAGCCGAGCCAACAATATTATATGAAGTAAAAAAGAAAAGCGCACTTATGGCACTTACGCCTAAGGCAATACTTACGGGTACTCCCAAAAGAAGCAACCCAAACAACACAAGCAATAAATATGCGACACTCATTGATAGCCCTACTAATTTTTTATGACTGAATCGTGTATCATTTCAGTTTCTGCGTTTCTTACAACCTTGTCTGCGTCTGTCCAAGATACTTCATAGATTTTTTCAATCGAACGATAAGTTGCGCCAAAAAAAGCAAAAGGTAAACAAAGCAAGAAAATCCATAAGGGCACATTATGCAGAGCCTCGCTCATATAGCCAAGCATATAATTATCATAGCACACCATAATCCCAGCATAAGCCATAAATGCAAGAAAAAGAGAATTGATGATATGTATAGATATTACACAAGCTTTAGCGAGCTTTGGAGGAAATTTATCTAAAAGCATAGTTACGCTAATATGCACACCTTTTCTAAATCCATACGCTGCGCCAAAAAACGCCGACCACAAAAAGCAATAGCGCGCAACTTCCTCTGCCCAAGTAAGTGAGAGCTGGAAAGTATCGGGAAAAAGCCCTGTGAGGTAGCGGCAGAATACATTTATTGCTGTGATAAGCACACCAATGGTTAAGCCCATTACCGCAATAGTTTTATTGATAGAGGCGATAATCTTATCTAAGATAGCAAAGATTCGAAGAACGCGTGGGTTATGGTGAGCCCACACAAATGGTTTAGCAATAAAAGAAAGCATTTTTCAACCTCAATTACCCTTATTCTACTTGCAATACTTTTTCAATCAAGTCTTGTCCCACGATGTTATAAAACTTAGGATAAATAGCCTGCATATTCTCTTTCCAAGTAGCGATTTGCTCGTCTGTGAGGGTAAAAATCTGTGTTTTTGTTGCATCGTCTTTTTTTAGCTTTTCTAATAGAATCTTTTCCTCTTTTTCACTCTCTATGCGTTCAAACTCTGTAGCCTCGTGTAAAGCTTGAGTGAAAATATCTTTTAAATCATCAGGGAGTTGCTTCCAAAATCCATCACTTACAACTACCAAATAACCCAAATAGCCGTGGTTTGAGAGTGTAACAGAGCTTTGCACTTCATAAAACTTTGAGTTATAGAGGTTTGAGAGAGGATTCTCAGCCGCATCGACCACACCGGTAGAGAGTGCAGAATATACTTCGCCAAAAGGTAACACTTGTGGAATCGCACCAATTGCCTTTGTTTGCTCCTCTAGCACTTTTGAGCTCATAATACGCATTTTTTGCCCTTTCGCATCTTCTGGGAGGACAATAGGCTTTTTATTCGTGCTAAATTGTTTAAAACCTGCGTCCCAATAATCTAATGCAACAATGCCCCGCTTAGAAATTATATCTTTTAGAATCTGCCCCACTTCACCATCCATTACCTTATGCAAATGCTCTGTATCGCGGAATAAAAACGGCACATCCCAAATATTAAACTCTTTCGCGATAGGGGTAAATTTTGAAAAGCTCGGTGCTGCCATTTGCACATTATTACGCGTAAGCTCTTGAAAGACTTTATCATCATCAACAAGTTGTGCGCTCGG from Helicobacter typhlonius includes these protein-coding regions:
- a CDS encoding TRAP transporter small permease; protein product: MLSFIAKPFVWAHHNPRVLRIFAILDKIIASINKTIAVMGLTIGVLITAINVFCRYLTGLFPDTFQLSLTWAEEVARYCFLWSAFFGAAYGFRKGVHISVTMLLDKFPPKLAKACVISIHIINSLFLAFMAYAGIMVCYDNYMLGYMSEALHNVPLWIFLLCLPFAFFGATYRSIEKIYEVSWTDADKVVRNAETEMIHDSVIKN
- a CDS encoding DctP family TRAP transporter solute-binding subunit; this encodes MKKLSILALISAISLGFIGCGEGEKQAKQDVYKVKFAHVVSANTPKGQAADFFAKRVEELSNGKIKVEVFPSAQLVDDDKVFQELTRNNVQMAAPSFSKFTPIAKEFNIWDVPFLFRDTEHLHKVMDGEVGQILKDIISKRGIVALDYWDAGFKQFSTNKKPIVLPEDAKGQKMRIMSSKVLEEQTKAIGAIPQVLPFGEVYSALSTGVVDAAENPLSNLYNSKFYEVQSSVTLSNHGYLGYLVVVSDGFWKQLPDDLKDIFTQALHEATEFERIESEKEEKILLEKLKKDDATKTQIFTLTDEQIATWKENMQAIYPKFYNIVGQDLIEKVLQVE